The window ATGGACAACATAAAGGTCTGTCCGAGGCTTCtctattttccaatttttttcccttctttctttTACAATATCCTTTAATGTATCCATAACGGCTATGCCTCTCTAGGTGGAGAGCCTGTACCCAGAAGAAATGGGTTCTGCCGTGATGTCAGTTGATGAATTTATGTCAAGTGGGCTTTCATTGCTTGACAAAGATATCCAAGAGATGGTTCATAAGGCTTCTTTGCATGGCAATGTGCTCCGCTATGTCTGCGTTCTTGAGGGCTCAAGGTACTGTAATGATTTTTAATTCACTATCTCACCCGATTCTGGAAGTAATTGACTTCTTCGTCTGCAGGTGTGAAGTCGGTATTCAAGAGCTTCCGAGGAACTCTGCTTTGGGAAGGTTGAGAGGAAGCGACAATGTGGTATTTTTAGCATCACATTTCTGAAATTTCTGAACATTAATTTCTAAACAGAGTTCCGCACCTGTTTAATCCCATCGGTCATGTCCCTTTCATTTCACTTTTCTGGTGCATGCTGTTCTTTTACCTGTAAAATATGAAAGTTCCATTTATAATTATCTGATACATTGATGTTCTCACTGGTTGTAATTGCAGCTTGAGGTATACAGCCGATGCTACAGCCAACAGCCACTGGTCATTCAAGGTGCTGGGGCCGGAAATGACACCACTGCTGCAGGTGTTCTTGCCGATATTCTCGATGTTCaagatttatttaattgagaGCTTTTGCCAAATTCCTCTTTATATTGGAGATAAGTGGATTTCTCCGAGGGTATTATGCACACTGAGGTTGGGACGGACTGACCATCACTCAACTCCACGGGCTGAAGAACTTCCAAACTTAGCTTTTCTGGAGACTTGAGATTTTGATATGGTATCCCATCCTTGTTATCTTGGAAATTCGAAATTGTGTAATCTTGTTTTGGTAGGGTGTGAAACGCATTAGACTTGAATGTGACACAACACTGAACTATTGCAAGAAAAAGCATCGTACGACCAGAATAAGTCGATGCAATGGGGAGCAAAAACAGGGCATTTTCCATAGACAAGGTCGCATGTTATTCTCTAAATCACGAAAATCAGTAAATTCTAAGGCCGTTCGGTCTATGGACCCTAAATCATATCTCAAACTTAAATGGGGCAGCCTCTGAAACTGAACCAGAAGGAAATCGACCCATCTTAAAACCCAGCTCCCTCTGTCTGGTCGAAGTAACACCCCGTCGGGCTTCCCTCAGGCAGGAGAGCCAACATGACAGGTCCCCTGGCCCCCTCTTCCACAGTCATCGGCCCAGTGTGCCAGTTGATGTCTGTGTTAACGTACCCTGGATGGACACAGTTGATGCACATTGAAGGGTAGTTCTTTGCAAGAACTCTTGTGTAGGCGTTCAGGGCTGCCTTTGATATGCTGTATGCAGGCAGCATCGTGGACCACCCATTCTCCTCTAGCTTGTCGGCCTTCAAGTCACGCAGGAATTTCTGCAGCACCGCATCTATCTTTTCCTCGGTCAGGGTGTCCAGGTCACCGAGCTTCTTCCTTGTCTGCTCATTGGGGATTCTCTGCGTAGCAGAAGTAGGCCTCGTCCTCAAATTGTAGGAACAATTAACAGTATCCTTTGAAGAGGACATGAATAGGACAAGAGTCGGCTTACTCGTAGCTCGCTCCTGAGGGAGGAAATATTCACTATTCGTGCACCTGAGGGCGAGAGCTGAAGGAGCGGGAGGAGAGCCTCAGTTACTCGCTTTACACCGTAATAGTTTGTGTTCAGGCAGAGTTCAGCAGATTCATAAGTCTGCCTTATCACTCCTTGCAACAAGTCGACAACCTTACCAGCAAGCTGCAAACATAATTGACATGGTAAATCAAAAAAGACTGATTACCAACTTCTCGAGGTTTGGTTTTTTTCCCCGAATATATGACTTATTTGCAGATATTAATTACCCAATCTGCAG of the Punica granatum isolate Tunisia-2019 chromosome 6, ASM765513v2, whole genome shotgun sequence genome contains:
- the LOC116210548 gene encoding short-chain dehydrogenase/reductase 2b-like isoform X1, which produces MASLSRAELWQSSSSRSHWAEETSISASALRSSKVLPSASSPRKLTSFPLRFSSKSIAHRQSSIRSSGPAQMAANGKPSAQKRYAVITGANKGIGFETARQLASKGVTVILTARNEKRGLEAASKLREMGFPDVVFHQLDVLDPTSVESLALFSKEKFGSLDILVNNAGASGVITDEDALRALNLDPADWLAGKVVDLLQGVIRQTYESAELCLNTNYYGVKRVTEALLPLLQLSPSGARIVNISSLRSELRRIPNEQTRKKLGDLDTLTEEKIDAVLQKFLRDLKADKLEENGWSTMLPAYSISKAALNAYTRVLAKNYPSMCINCVHPGYVNTDINWHTGPMTVEEGARGPVMLALLPEGSPTGCYFDQTEGAGF
- the LOC116210548 gene encoding short-chain dehydrogenase/reductase 2b-like isoform X2, producing MAANGKPSAQKRYAVITGANKGIGFETARQLASKGVTVILTARNEKRGLEAASKLREMGFPDVVFHQLDVLDPTSVESLALFSKEKFGSLDILVNNAGASGVITDEDALRALNLDPADWLAGKVVDLLQGVIRQTYESAELCLNTNYYGVKRVTEALLPLLQLSPSGARIVNISSLRSELRRIPNEQTRKKLGDLDTLTEEKIDAVLQKFLRDLKADKLEENGWSTMLPAYSISKAALNAYTRVLAKNYPSMCINCVHPGYVNTDINWHTGPMTVEEGARGPVMLALLPEGSPTGCYFDQTEGAGF